Proteins encoded in a region of the Mycolicibacterium duvalii genome:
- a CDS encoding MaoC/PaaZ C-terminal domain-containing protein, with product MPLDPQALGATTDPQLFEWTDRDTLLYALGVGAGVTDLALTTENSHDVEQQVLPTYAVIACSPFAAIGRIGSFDFSRLLHGSQSIRVFAPLPRAGRLSVVTEVADLQDKGPGKNAVVMLKGTGTDPDSGATLAETLTTLVLRGEGGFGGQPGQRPPAPEFPDRAPDASVDLPTREDQALIYRLSGDRNPLHSDPWFAQLAGFSKPILHGLCTYGVAGRALVAELCGGDATKLTAVAARFTSPVFPGDTLRTTIWRVGEGRAVFCTEALSPDDGDPRLVLDDGEAEFES from the coding sequence ATGCCTCTCGATCCGCAGGCCCTCGGCGCCACCACCGATCCGCAACTGTTCGAATGGACCGATCGCGACACGCTGCTGTACGCGCTAGGTGTCGGCGCCGGCGTCACCGACCTGGCGTTGACCACCGAGAACAGCCATGACGTCGAACAGCAGGTGCTGCCCACCTATGCGGTGATCGCGTGCTCGCCGTTCGCGGCGATCGGCCGGATCGGCAGCTTCGACTTCAGCCGGCTGCTGCACGGTTCGCAGAGCATCCGGGTGTTCGCGCCGCTGCCGCGCGCGGGTCGGTTGAGCGTCGTCACCGAGGTGGCCGACCTGCAGGACAAGGGTCCGGGCAAGAACGCCGTGGTGATGCTGAAGGGCACGGGCACCGACCCGGACTCCGGCGCGACGCTGGCAGAGACGCTGACCACCCTGGTGCTCCGTGGCGAGGGCGGTTTCGGCGGACAGCCGGGACAGCGGCCGCCCGCCCCGGAGTTTCCCGACCGCGCGCCCGACGCGTCGGTCGACCTGCCGACCCGCGAAGACCAGGCGCTGATCTATCGCCTGTCCGGAGACCGCAACCCATTGCACAGCGATCCGTGGTTCGCCCAGCTCGCGGGCTTCTCGAAGCCGATCCTGCATGGCTTGTGCACCTACGGGGTCGCCGGGCGCGCGCTGGTCGCCGAACTGTGCGGCGGCGACGCCACCAAGCTGACCGCCGTGGCGGCCCGCTTCACCTCGCCGGTCTTTCCCGGCGACACCCTGCGGACCACGATCTGGCGAGTGGGCGAGGGTCGAGCGGTGTTCTGCACCGAAGCGCTGAGCCCCGACGATGGTGACCCGCGATTGGTGCTTGACGATGGAGAGGCCGAATTCGAGTCCTGA